A single genomic interval of Melitaea cinxia chromosome 18, ilMelCinx1.1, whole genome shotgun sequence harbors:
- the LOC123662451 gene encoding insecticyanin-A-like, which translates to MLRYCVLLALFQIGVESVSRNFSCPNVSPRELDLVELDGKWYLAAVATDVDMQGDCAMVVFNHKNNNTTDVSISWVVNNTASYYNGSVTLTVGSNGGDLLLVTYTDQKTETYSVLDVNYEHYAVILACYNNPDGNSSTYELWKLTRSPHLKKTDALMLDLAVGNYSLENTPFLVFNNTEDSCKLNAGNDLNPATFILSSAAAISLLRRLY; encoded by the exons atgttGCGCTATTGTGTGCTGTTAGCACTTTTTCAAATAGGAGTCGAGTCCGTTTCGCGAAATTTTAGCTGTCCAAACGTTAGTCCAAGGGAATTGGATTTAGTTGAG CTCGATGGAAAATGGTATCTGGCAGCGGTTGCCACAGACGTAGACATGCAAGGTGACTGTGCGATGGTTGTCTTTAACCATAAGAACAATAATACCACAGACGTCTCCATCAGCTGGGTGGTGAACAATACCGCAAGCTACTACAATGGTTCGGTCACACTCACCGTCGGCAGCAACGGTGGTGATCTACTCTTAGTTACATACACTG ATCAGAAAACAGAAACATATTCTGTGTTGGATGTAAACTACGAACATTACGCTGTGATATTAGCGTGCTATAATAATCCAGATGGGAACAGCAGCACAT atGAGTTATGGAAACTGACACGCAGTCCTCATCTAAAGAAAACAGATGCACTCATGTTGGATCTAGCTGTTGGCAACTATAGTCTGGAGAACACCCCATTTTTAGTTTTCAATAATACTGAAGACTCCTGCAAATTAAACGCTGGTAACGATTTGAATCCAGCAACGTTTATCTTGAGTTCTGCCGCCGCTATCTCTTTACTAAGAAGGCtatattaa